The Thalassolituus oleivorans MIL-1 genome includes the window ACCATCTTTAAAACTCGAAGCTTTTTCATGGATAAGGTTATCCCTGAACACGGCAATGATCTCATTCGTGCAGGTAAACGCTTTATCATTGAGTGCGATACCCAAGGTGTTCGTATCGAATTCAGAATGTCAGGGCGCTTAAAGTACAACCCCGAACACGCACAGTACCGTGCAGAATTTCCATTAGAAGTATTGTATTTACAGCGCCGCACCGCCTACCGCGTGATCGTGCCACCGGCTCATCAGATTTTAATTAAAGTTAAAATGAATGATGAACAAGGTGACCTAATTGGACGTATATTAGATTTATCATCCAGTGGCTTTAAAGTGCAATTTGAAGGCGACTGCAAAGCTCGCTTAGAAGAGCAAAAGCAATTTCCGGTTGCACGGGTACGCTTTAATCGCGAAAACACCATGGATTGCAGCCTAGAAGCCCGTCACATCGTTATTAATGAAGAAGGCAACACCCATTGTGGCTTTGCGTTCACCCTGCTATCTCCCGCCGCTCAACGCTACCTTGATCGTTTAATAACCGAATTCCAGTGGGAAGAGCGTCAAATAAAACTGCAGCAACCAACAGAAGAACTGTAAAGCT containing:
- a CDS encoding flagellar brake protein, with protein sequence MPEQTNQEYVLTEAEDVYGALRKIVLLETPVSVKIDGSEEVFHSAITDTIFKTRSFFMDKVIPEHGNDLIRAGKRFIIECDTQGVRIEFRMSGRLKYNPEHAQYRAEFPLEVLYLQRRTAYRVIVPPAHQILIKVKMNDEQGDLIGRILDLSSSGFKVQFEGDCKARLEEQKQFPVARVRFNRENTMDCSLEARHIVINEEGNTHCGFAFTLLSPAAQRYLDRLITEFQWEERQIKLQQPTEEL